From Desulfuromonas soudanensis, the proteins below share one genomic window:
- the xseB gene encoding exodeoxyribonuclease VII small subunit, whose protein sequence is MAKKESFEIVLRDLEDAVARLESGELSLEESLTCFERGVKSAASCQKLLKGVEFRVEQLLKDQDGRLHEEPLDGV, encoded by the coding sequence ATGGCAAAAAAAGAATCGTTCGAAATCGTCCTGCGGGACCTGGAGGACGCGGTGGCACGCCTCGAAAGCGGCGAGCTCTCCCTCGAGGAGTCCCTGACCTGCTTCGAGCGGGGGGTCAAGAGCGCCGCCTCCTGCCAGAAGCTCCTCAAGGGCGTCGAATTTCGTGTCGAGCAGCTTCTCAAGGATCAGGACGGGAGACTGCATGAAGAACCTCTTGACGGGGTTTAG
- a CDS encoding M23 family metallopeptidase has product MKLGLSLLLLLLFCGEAPAAGLSVTPAVIAAGGAALLRWEGEPPAVAVGRFNGQSFYLTPGADGATAVVGVDLEAEPGDFPVVVALTDRRGRTDIAEVTLRVQRIRRPEERLTLPPEMVTPRNPATRQRIREESRLLAELFAGTRPGFLPEAFLLPVFDPLGSPFGVRRILNGEPRSPHGGVDFRSPRGTAVRAPAAAQVAFVGDLYYTGRTVVLDHGEGLFSLYAHLEEILCRPGDRLSRSALLGRVGSSGRSTGPHLHWGVKLRGARVDPLSLVDLPLGEKP; this is encoded by the coding sequence ATGAAACTCGGCCTGTCCCTTCTGCTGCTCCTCCTCTTCTGCGGGGAAGCTCCTGCTGCCGGATTGTCGGTGACCCCTGCGGTCATTGCCGCAGGCGGTGCGGCTCTGTTGCGCTGGGAGGGGGAACCGCCGGCGGTCGCCGTCGGCCGTTTCAACGGCCAGAGCTTTTATCTGACTCCCGGTGCCGACGGAGCCACGGCCGTTGTCGGCGTCGACCTGGAGGCGGAGCCGGGGGATTTCCCCGTTGTCGTTGCTCTCACCGACCGCCGGGGGCGCACTGATATTGCCGAGGTCACCCTCCGGGTGCAGCGGATCCGGCGGCCGGAAGAGCGCCTGACCCTCCCGCCGGAGATGGTCACACCCCGAAATCCGGCCACCCGGCAACGGATCAGGGAGGAGAGCCGGCTGCTGGCCGAACTCTTTGCCGGCACGCGTCCTGGGTTTCTCCCCGAGGCGTTTCTCCTCCCCGTATTCGACCCTCTCGGCAGCCCCTTCGGGGTGCGCCGCATTCTCAACGGCGAGCCGAGGTCCCCCCATGGGGGGGTCGATTTCCGCAGCCCGCGGGGGACGGCCGTCCGGGCGCCTGCCGCAGCCCAGGTGGCTTTTGTCGGCGATCTTTACTACACCGGTCGCACGGTGGTTCTCGACCACGGCGAGGGGCTCTTTTCCCTCTATGCCCATCTCGAAGAAATCCTCTGCCGCCCGGGAGACCGGCTGTCCCGGTCGGCGCTCCTCGGTCGGGTCGGCAGCAGCGGGCGTTCCACGGGGCCCCACCTTCACTGGGGGGTAAAGCTGCGGGGAGCCCGGGTCGATCCCCTCTCCCTGGTCGACCTCCCCCTCGGGGAAAAGCCTTGA
- a CDS encoding type III pantothenate kinase, giving the protein MLLVIDVGNTNTVLGMYRGKELVRSWRITTEKNRTVDEYAILIHELFRLSDIHFTDILDVIISCVVPPMLNTLENLCGDYFKRKPYVVGPGIKTGMPIHYDNPREVGADRIVNAVAAYEKYHRSLIIVDFGTATTFDYISGRGEYQGGAIAPGLGISSEALFERASKLPRVEFSRPPQVIARNTVNSIQSGIFYGYVGLVDGIVERMIQEGKEDPLVVATGGLAGQIAPASRTIAAVDPILTLEGLRLIYTLNKSGF; this is encoded by the coding sequence ATGCTTCTGGTCATCGACGTCGGCAACACCAACACCGTTCTCGGCATGTATCGCGGCAAAGAGCTCGTCCGCAGCTGGCGGATCACCACGGAAAAGAACAGGACCGTCGACGAATACGCCATTCTTATCCACGAGTTGTTCAGGCTCTCCGATATCCATTTTACCGACATCCTTGACGTGATTATCTCCTGCGTCGTGCCGCCGATGCTCAACACCCTGGAAAACCTCTGCGGCGACTACTTCAAGCGCAAACCCTATGTCGTCGGACCGGGGATCAAGACCGGGATGCCGATCCATTACGACAACCCGCGGGAAGTGGGGGCCGACCGGATCGTCAACGCCGTCGCCGCTTATGAGAAATACCACCGCAGCCTCATCATCGTCGATTTCGGCACGGCGACGACCTTCGATTACATCTCGGGGCGCGGCGAATACCAGGGGGGCGCCATCGCGCCGGGACTGGGGATCTCCTCCGAGGCCCTCTTCGAGCGGGCCAGCAAACTCCCCCGGGTCGAATTCTCCCGCCCCCCCCAGGTGATCGCCAGGAACACCGTGAACAGCATCCAGTCGGGGATCTTCTACGGCTATGTGGGGCTGGTGGACGGCATCGTCGAGCGGATGATCCAGGAGGGGAAGGAAGATCCCCTGGTGGTGGCGACCGGCGGCCTCGCCGGGCAGATCGCTCCGGCGTCCCGGACCATCGCCGCGGTCGATCCGATTTTAACCCTTGAGGGGTTGAGACTTATCTACACCCTGAACAAGTCGGGATTTTGA
- a CDS encoding biotin--[acetyl-CoA-carboxylase] ligase, protein MTAKSPREEILRLFHKTAGTFVSGEEISLALGVSRTAVWKQIGLLRELGYVIEAVSSRGYRLVSTPDTLIPAEIKSGLDTGIIGSEILYFDELDSTNARARQIGDAGGADGTLVIADRQTAGKGRMGRQWVSPPGVNLYASVLLRPPIPPWQAPQLTFLSAVAVARAIEEISGVRPRVKWPNDVLLDGKKVAGLLNEMNAETEGIRYVILGIGVNLNMGAHQFPADLRYPATSLRLHTGGPVSRLAFVQSLLRHLDALYQKCLSEGFSPVIAAWEGFFDLVGKPVEVDFQDRVVRGVVEGLDDIGALLLRLADGTLERVLAGDVRPLSSPSGDPSSTPHSIR, encoded by the coding sequence ATGACCGCTAAAAGCCCGCGGGAGGAGATCCTCCGCCTCTTTCACAAGACGGCAGGGACCTTCGTCTCCGGAGAAGAGATCAGCCTGGCTCTCGGTGTCTCCCGCACCGCGGTCTGGAAGCAGATCGGACTGCTGCGGGAGTTGGGCTACGTCATCGAGGCCGTCTCCTCCCGGGGGTACCGGCTGGTATCGACCCCCGACACCCTGATTCCGGCGGAAATCAAATCCGGGCTCGACACGGGGATCATCGGCTCGGAAATCCTCTATTTCGACGAACTCGACTCGACCAACGCCCGTGCCCGCCAGATCGGAGACGCCGGGGGCGCCGACGGGACCCTGGTCATCGCCGACCGGCAGACCGCCGGGAAGGGGCGCATGGGGCGGCAATGGGTCTCTCCCCCCGGTGTTAACCTCTACGCCTCGGTCCTGCTCCGCCCCCCGATCCCCCCCTGGCAGGCTCCCCAGTTGACCTTTCTTTCCGCCGTGGCGGTCGCCCGGGCCATCGAGGAGATCTCCGGAGTGCGCCCCCGGGTCAAGTGGCCCAACGACGTGTTGCTGGACGGGAAGAAGGTCGCCGGTCTGCTCAACGAGATGAATGCCGAAACCGAGGGGATCCGTTACGTCATCCTCGGCATCGGTGTCAATCTCAACATGGGGGCGCACCAGTTTCCTGCCGACCTTCGCTACCCCGCCACCTCCCTTCGCCTCCACACGGGGGGGCCGGTCTCCCGCCTGGCCTTTGTCCAGTCGCTGCTGCGCCATCTCGACGCCCTTTACCAAAAGTGCCTGAGCGAAGGATTCTCCCCGGTGATCGCTGCCTGGGAAGGATTCTTCGATCTCGTCGGGAAGCCGGTGGAGGTCGATTTCCAGGATCGCGTCGTCCGCGGGGTGGTGGAAGGGCTCGACGACATCGGCGCCCTCCTGCTGCGTCTGGCGGACGGGACCCTCGAGCGGGTCCTTGCCGGGGATGTCCGGCCCCTGTCGTCCCCCTCAGGCGACCCCTCTTCAACCCCTCATTCCATCCGATAG
- a CDS encoding polyprenyl synthetase family protein codes for MDLKNYFEERLSRVDRLLDACLPKEDTLPASLHKAMRYSVFAGGKRIRPILMIAACEAVGGDVAKVLPAACAMEMVHAYSLIHDDLPAMDDDDFRRGRPTNHRVFGEANAILAGDALLTEAFILLSNPESNRGVPAETLLRVIHLIGRCAGSLGMVAGQVVDMESEGTEVDLPTLEYIHTHKTGALILASIQTGALLGGGSEAALAALTRYGEASGLAFQLTDDILDVVGDQEVLGKDVGSDLARGKATYVALLGLEGARLRARELRDLAVAALAPLGEGAEPLRRIAHYIVDRSS; via the coding sequence ATGGATCTGAAAAACTATTTTGAAGAGCGTCTGTCGCGCGTCGACCGGCTTCTCGACGCCTGTCTGCCGAAGGAAGACACCCTTCCGGCGTCGCTGCACAAGGCGATGCGCTATTCGGTCTTCGCCGGTGGGAAGCGGATCCGGCCGATCCTGATGATCGCCGCCTGCGAGGCTGTGGGCGGGGACGTGGCGAAGGTTCTTCCCGCCGCCTGCGCCATGGAGATGGTGCATGCCTATTCCCTGATTCACGATGACCTGCCGGCGATGGACGATGACGACTTTCGCCGCGGCCGGCCGACCAACCACAGGGTGTTCGGGGAGGCAAACGCCATTCTCGCCGGCGACGCCCTCCTCACCGAGGCCTTTATCCTGCTGAGCAACCCCGAGTCCAACCGCGGGGTTCCCGCCGAAACCCTGCTCCGGGTCATCCACCTCATCGGTCGTTGCGCCGGTTCTCTGGGGATGGTCGCCGGCCAGGTGGTCGACATGGAATCGGAGGGGACGGAGGTCGACCTGCCGACCCTCGAATACATCCACACCCACAAGACCGGGGCGCTGATCCTGGCGTCGATTCAGACCGGCGCCCTCCTCGGCGGCGGGAGTGAAGCGGCCCTGGCGGCGCTGACCCGTTACGGCGAGGCCTCCGGCCTCGCCTTCCAGCTGACCGACGACATCCTCGACGTCGTCGGCGACCAGGAGGTTCTCGGCAAGGACGTGGGGAGTGACCTGGCCCGGGGGAAGGCGACCTACGTCGCTCTTCTCGGCCTCGAAGGAGCCCGGCTCCGGGCCCGCGAGCTGCGCGATCTGGCCGTGGCGGCCCTCGCCCCGCTGGGCGAAGGCGCCGAGCCCCTGCGGCGCATCGCCCACTATATCGTCGACCGCTCCTCCTAA
- a CDS encoding response regulator, whose product MVSQQILVVDHAKDRRDHLRRLLTDRGIETLEASSCEEGLAIVAAVPVNLVLTETELPAKSGLYLLKKIKEHRPDVEVILITHNASSYNVLQALRNGAYDFIVRPIDTGEILYNALDRVFSHIQLRHDNAALIAELEKNNLALTRNLKMMKALNDSIERLATAIDIEDLFMELLTSAVDEVQARRGFLALFDRATGRLALKVSQGIPIALCRQYAGGLPEGLTTEIARQGKPVLVAGNLPEHLDALAGSTEKNGLLELPGLLAAPLLLKKRVVGIVVLSGHGSSQRFGEQELHFLIQLSHHAALALEKAGIIHNLKRGKSQPSAGA is encoded by the coding sequence ATGGTAAGTCAACAAATACTGGTGGTCGATCATGCCAAGGACCGCCGCGACCATCTGCGCCGCCTGTTGACCGACAGGGGGATCGAAACGCTGGAAGCTTCAAGCTGCGAGGAAGGGCTGGCGATCGTCGCTGCCGTCCCGGTGAACCTTGTCCTGACGGAGACCGAACTCCCGGCCAAAAGCGGCCTCTACCTGCTGAAGAAGATCAAGGAGCACCGCCCCGACGTCGAGGTGATCCTCATCACCCACAACGCCTCCTCCTACAACGTCCTCCAGGCCCTGCGCAACGGCGCCTACGACTTCATCGTCCGGCCCATCGATACCGGCGAAATCCTCTACAATGCCCTGGATCGCGTCTTCAGCCACATCCAGCTGCGCCATGACAATGCGGCGCTGATCGCCGAACTGGAAAAGAACAATCTCGCACTGACCCGCAATCTGAAAATGATGAAAGCCTTAAACGACTCCATCGAACGGCTGGCGACCGCCATCGACATCGAAGACCTCTTCATGGAACTTTTGACCTCGGCCGTCGATGAAGTCCAGGCCCGGCGGGGTTTTCTCGCCCTTTTCGACCGCGCCACCGGAAGGCTCGCCCTCAAGGTCAGCCAGGGAATCCCCATTGCCCTGTGCCGTCAGTACGCCGGCGGCCTCCCCGAGGGGTTGACGACCGAGATCGCCCGCCAGGGGAAACCGGTGCTGGTGGCCGGCAACCTCCCGGAGCATCTCGACGCCCTGGCCGGTTCCACGGAAAAAAACGGACTCCTCGAACTTCCCGGCCTGCTGGCGGCGCCGCTCCTCCTGAAAAAACGCGTGGTCGGTATAGTCGTCCTTTCCGGGCACGGCAGCAGCCAGCGTTTCGGCGAGCAGGAGCTTCACTTCCTGATCCAGCTCTCCCACCACGCCGCCCTGGCCCTGGAAAAGGCCGGGATCATACACAATCTCAAACGCGGCAAAAGTCAGCCGTCCGCCGGCGCCTGA
- the xseA gene encoding exodeoxyribonuclease VII large subunit: MAEPNRILTVSRLNALLKELVEDNFVQVWVEGELSNYSTPASGHAYFSLKDASSQIRAVMFRSHLRLLPFRPEDGMSVVCSGRVSLYTQRGELQLVVESLEPRGVGSLQLAFEQLKARLAAEGLFDAGRKRPLPPFPVTIGVVTSATGAAIHDILHVLQRRAAGVRVLLRPVRVQGEGAAAEIAAAIADLNRHGGADVLIVGRGGGSLEDLWAFNEEIVARAIHASRIPVISAVGHEVDFTISDFVADLRAATPSAAAELVARSRLELEGHLDHLVLRLAAQMRGRLELLRERVAGLNRRLRSPRGEQALSRQRYEALERRMKQGMDAILLEAKREVGTLSGKLDAFSPLRTLARGYAIVEKDGRAVRDAAALSVGDRLRIRFARGEVGARVEEKG, translated from the coding sequence ATGGCCGAACCAAACCGCATCCTGACCGTCTCCAGGCTCAATGCCCTCCTCAAGGAGCTGGTCGAGGACAATTTCGTCCAGGTCTGGGTCGAGGGGGAACTCTCCAACTATTCCACCCCCGCCTCGGGGCATGCCTACTTCTCCCTCAAGGATGCCTCCAGCCAGATTCGCGCCGTCATGTTCCGTTCCCATCTGCGTCTCCTCCCCTTTCGCCCCGAAGACGGGATGAGCGTGGTCTGCAGCGGCCGGGTCTCCCTGTACACCCAGCGGGGGGAACTGCAGCTGGTGGTGGAGAGCCTCGAGCCCCGCGGGGTCGGCTCCCTGCAGCTGGCCTTCGAGCAGCTCAAGGCCAGGCTCGCCGCCGAGGGGCTCTTCGATGCCGGGAGGAAGCGCCCTCTCCCCCCCTTTCCAGTCACCATCGGGGTGGTGACCTCCGCCACCGGTGCCGCCATTCACGACATCCTCCATGTCCTGCAGCGCCGGGCCGCCGGGGTGAGGGTCCTGCTCCGTCCGGTGCGGGTGCAGGGGGAAGGGGCGGCGGCGGAAATCGCCGCGGCCATCGCCGATCTCAACCGCCACGGAGGCGCCGATGTCCTCATCGTCGGTCGGGGAGGGGGGTCTCTCGAGGACCTCTGGGCCTTCAACGAGGAGATCGTCGCCCGGGCCATCCATGCCTCAAGGATTCCGGTGATCTCCGCCGTCGGACATGAGGTCGATTTCACCATATCCGACTTCGTCGCCGACCTGCGGGCGGCGACGCCGAGTGCCGCCGCCGAACTGGTGGCCCGAAGCCGCCTTGAACTGGAGGGGCACCTGGACCATCTGGTGTTGCGCCTGGCGGCCCAGATGCGCGGGCGCCTCGAACTCCTTCGGGAGCGGGTTGCGGGGTTGAACCGTCGCCTCCGGTCCCCCCGGGGGGAGCAGGCCCTGTCGCGTCAGCGCTACGAAGCCCTCGAACGGCGTATGAAGCAGGGGATGGACGCCATCCTTCTTGAGGCGAAGAGGGAGGTCGGCACTCTTTCCGGAAAGCTCGACGCTTTTTCGCCGCTGCGCACCCTGGCGAGGGGGTATGCCATCGTCGAAAAGGACGGCCGGGCGGTGCGGGACGCCGCCGCCCTTTCCGTCGGCGACCGGCTGCGGATCCGCTTCGCCCGGGGTGAGGTCGGCGCCCGGGTGGAGGAGAAGGGATGA
- a CDS encoding OmpA family protein — protein sequence MRPLFALALSLTTLLALAGCVSKATHQQKLYELDELSAAFNALESDYSRLQKIKEGLEAHIGDLNTRYGEAMERSSALQQDLLRCRADVGRLEKVLSARSAEAGAAMSEMRQAIDRLEEENRDLAGQVELERIAREARVAQMKSTFDELVDKMENEIERGEVTISELQGRLTVNMVERILFDSGKAEVKTAGLEVLQRVGSILKGVQDKDIRVEGHTDNIPISAALAKTFPTNWELSTARATDVVHFLQEKVGIDGQRISACGFSQYQPVADNATAQGRAQNRRIQIVLVPSEKTVVEPLK from the coding sequence GTGCGCCCACTCTTCGCCCTTGCCCTCTCCTTGACGACCCTCCTGGCTCTTGCCGGTTGCGTCAGCAAGGCGACGCACCAGCAAAAACTCTACGAACTCGACGAACTCAGCGCCGCTTTCAACGCCCTGGAAAGCGATTATTCGCGGCTGCAGAAAATCAAGGAAGGACTCGAGGCCCACATCGGCGACCTCAATACCCGGTACGGGGAGGCGATGGAGAGGTCTTCGGCCCTCCAGCAGGATCTCCTTCGCTGCCGAGCCGATGTCGGGCGCCTGGAGAAGGTCCTTTCGGCGCGCAGCGCCGAGGCCGGCGCCGCCATGAGCGAGATGCGCCAGGCCATCGACCGTCTCGAGGAAGAAAACCGCGACCTCGCCGGACAGGTCGAACTGGAGCGCATCGCCCGGGAGGCCCGCGTCGCGCAGATGAAGAGCACCTTCGACGAACTCGTCGACAAGATGGAAAACGAGATCGAACGGGGGGAGGTCACCATTTCCGAACTCCAGGGGCGACTCACCGTCAACATGGTGGAGCGGATCCTCTTCGACTCGGGGAAGGCCGAGGTCAAGACGGCCGGCCTCGAGGTCCTGCAGCGGGTCGGATCGATCCTCAAGGGGGTTCAGGACAAGGACATTCGCGTCGAAGGGCATACGGACAACATCCCGATCAGCGCGGCCCTGGCCAAAACCTTCCCGACCAACTGGGAGCTCTCCACCGCCCGGGCCACCGACGTGGTGCATTTTCTTCAGGAGAAGGTGGGGATCGACGGGCAACGGATCTCCGCCTGCGGTTTCAGTCAGTATCAGCCCGTGGCCGACAACGCCACCGCCCAGGGGCGCGCCCAGAACCGGCGCATCCAGATCGTTCTGGTCCCGTCGGAAAAAACCGTCGTCGAACCCCTGAAATAG
- the nadC gene encoding carboxylating nicotinate-nucleotide diphosphorylase, with translation MFEIDRIISNALHEDIGLGDITTLATVEPGTSARAELVAKEDFVLSGLDVARRVFFTLDAAVAFEKLTEDARPVRRGEVLAWLKGDAAKLLQGERVALNLLQRMSGIATLTSRFVEAVAGTGAIVVDTRKTTPGLRVLEKYSVRMGGGRNHRTSLYDGVLIKENHIAAAGGIATAVDRARRRAPHTLKIEIETENLQQVEEALTAGADIILLDNMNLDTLREAVLFIDGRALTEASGGVNLETVRPIAETGVNFISVGALTHSFRAVDISMLFQ, from the coding sequence ATGTTTGAAATCGATCGAATCATTTCCAATGCCCTGCATGAGGATATCGGCCTCGGTGACATCACCACCCTGGCGACGGTGGAACCGGGGACGTCGGCCCGGGCCGAGCTGGTGGCCAAGGAGGATTTTGTCCTTTCCGGCCTGGACGTGGCCCGGCGGGTTTTTTTCACCCTCGACGCTGCCGTGGCCTTTGAAAAGTTGACCGAAGACGCCCGCCCGGTCCGCCGCGGCGAGGTACTTGCCTGGCTGAAGGGGGATGCCGCCAAGCTGCTCCAGGGGGAGCGGGTGGCCTTGAATCTGCTGCAGCGCATGAGCGGGATCGCCACACTGACCTCCCGTTTTGTCGAGGCGGTCGCCGGAACCGGCGCGATCGTCGTCGACACCCGCAAGACGACTCCGGGGCTGCGCGTACTGGAAAAATACTCGGTACGCATGGGGGGGGGGCGCAACCATCGCACCTCTCTCTACGACGGCGTCCTGATCAAGGAAAATCATATCGCAGCGGCCGGGGGGATCGCCACCGCCGTCGACCGCGCCCGCCGTCGCGCCCCCCATACCCTGAAGATCGAGATCGAAACGGAAAACCTTCAGCAGGTGGAGGAGGCCCTGACAGCAGGAGCCGACATCATCCTTCTCGACAATATGAACCTGGATACCCTGCGGGAGGCGGTTCTCTTCATCGATGGCCGGGCTCTCACGGAGGCCTCGGGAGGGGTCAACCTGGAAACGGTGCGCCCCATCGCCGAAACCGGGGTGAATTTCATCTCCGTCGGCGCCCTGACCCACTCCTTTCGGGCGGTGGATATCTCGATGCTTTTTCAGTAG
- the dxs gene encoding 1-deoxy-D-xylulose-5-phosphate synthase codes for MIYLKNLASPADLKGLTLSQLEELAGEIREAILETVAQTGGHLASSLGVVELTIALHRVFDTPVDKIVWDVGHQAYAHKLLTGRLDRFATLRQFGGLSGFPKREESPHDAFDVGHSSTSISAALGMAAARDTLGGKEKVVAVIGDGSLTSGLAFEGLNQAGHLKKDLIVVLNDNEMSISPNVGALSSFLSRKMTSDFVVRFKKETEQFLVNLPRFGKDLLNLARRAEDSLKSFLTPGMLFEAFGFNYVGPIDGHRLEELIETLQNVSRLRGPTLIHVVTKKGKGYPPAEENPALFHGVGPFDRPTGQVLGVKGGLSYTAVFGRTLVELAEKDERVVAITAAMAEGTGLKLFAERFPGRFYDVGIAEQHAVTFAAGLACRGMRPVVAIYSTFLQRAFDNVLHDVCLQNLPVTFALDRGGLVGADGPTHHGVFDYSFLRPIPNLVFMAPRDEAVLRRAMATAVDYDGPFAYRYPRGDALGLLLEGAAEPLPVGIGEKLRDGEDGVIFAAGTTVAAAMEAARTLEGEGLFLTVVDPLFIKPLDRDLIAAEARRSGFVVTVEENVLQGGFGSAVMELLAEEGVAPRMLMIGLPDRFVEQGSQSALRALYGLDAAGIAGRIRAALGREAGSRKAAAS; via the coding sequence ATGATTTATCTGAAAAATCTCGCTTCGCCTGCCGATCTCAAGGGATTGACCCTCTCCCAGCTCGAGGAGCTGGCGGGCGAAATCCGCGAGGCGATCCTCGAGACGGTCGCCCAAACCGGCGGTCATCTGGCGAGTTCCCTGGGGGTTGTCGAACTGACCATTGCCCTCCACAGGGTTTTCGATACCCCCGTCGACAAGATCGTCTGGGATGTCGGTCACCAGGCCTACGCCCACAAGCTGCTCACCGGACGCCTCGACCGGTTCGCTACCCTGCGTCAGTTCGGCGGCCTCAGCGGCTTTCCCAAACGGGAGGAGAGCCCCCACGACGCCTTCGATGTCGGGCATTCCAGCACCTCCATCTCCGCCGCCCTCGGGATGGCCGCCGCCCGCGACACCCTGGGAGGGAAGGAGAAGGTGGTGGCGGTCATCGGCGACGGGTCCCTGACTTCGGGCCTGGCCTTCGAAGGGCTCAATCAGGCCGGTCATCTTAAAAAGGACCTGATCGTCGTCCTCAACGACAACGAAATGTCGATCTCACCCAACGTCGGCGCGCTCTCCTCCTTTCTCAGCCGCAAAATGACCTCCGATTTCGTCGTCCGCTTCAAAAAGGAGACGGAGCAGTTTCTCGTCAACCTCCCCCGCTTCGGCAAGGACCTCCTCAATCTGGCCCGGCGGGCCGAGGATTCCCTGAAGAGCTTTCTGACGCCCGGCATGCTCTTCGAGGCCTTCGGTTTCAACTACGTCGGCCCCATCGACGGGCACCGCCTCGAGGAGTTGATCGAAACGTTGCAGAACGTCTCCCGCCTCCGGGGACCGACCCTGATACACGTCGTGACCAAAAAGGGGAAGGGCTATCCTCCGGCCGAGGAGAACCCCGCCCTCTTTCACGGCGTCGGGCCCTTCGATCGCCCGACCGGCCAGGTTTTGGGCGTGAAAGGGGGGCTCAGCTACACGGCCGTCTTCGGGCGCACCCTGGTCGAGCTGGCCGAAAAGGACGAACGGGTGGTGGCGATCACCGCCGCCATGGCCGAGGGGACCGGTCTCAAGCTTTTCGCCGAGCGCTTTCCCGGGCGTTTTTACGACGTCGGCATCGCCGAGCAGCATGCCGTGACCTTTGCCGCCGGGCTGGCCTGTCGGGGGATGCGTCCCGTCGTCGCTATCTATTCGACCTTTCTGCAGCGCGCCTTCGACAACGTTCTGCATGACGTCTGCCTGCAGAACCTTCCGGTGACCTTCGCCCTCGATCGGGGAGGACTGGTCGGCGCCGACGGTCCGACTCACCACGGCGTTTTTGACTACTCCTTTCTGCGCCCAATCCCCAATCTCGTCTTTATGGCGCCCCGCGATGAGGCGGTTTTGCGTCGGGCGATGGCGACGGCTGTGGATTATGACGGCCCCTTTGCCTATCGCTATCCCCGGGGTGACGCCCTCGGCCTTCTTCTTGAAGGAGCGGCGGAGCCGCTGCCGGTGGGGATCGGGGAAAAATTGCGCGACGGGGAGGACGGAGTGATCTTTGCCGCCGGGACCACCGTCGCCGCGGCCATGGAAGCCGCCCGGACGCTGGAGGGGGAAGGCCTCTTTCTGACGGTGGTCGATCCCCTTTTCATCAAGCCCCTCGACCGGGACCTGATCGCCGCCGAAGCGCGCCGCAGCGGTTTTGTCGTCACCGTGGAAGAAAACGTTCTCCAGGGGGGATTCGGTTCGGCGGTCATGGAACTGCTGGCCGAGGAGGGGGTGGCGCCGCGCATGCTGATGATCGGTCTGCCGGACCGGTTTGTCGAACAGGGGAGTCAGAGCGCGTTGCGCGCTCTTTACGGGCTCGATGCCGCCGGAATCGCCGGGCGCATCCGGGCCGCCCTCGGTCGGGAGGCGGGGTCGCGCAAGGCGGCCGCTTCCTAG